A genomic region of Exiguobacterium oxidotolerans JCM 12280 contains the following coding sequences:
- a CDS encoding HK97-gp10 family putative phage morphogenesis protein — MANIRVDVDISRALSRLRNYDNATKNKVKVAVQASTMAIESGAKRLAPVDTGQLRSSIKGKVSGGGYEGNVTPTVEHAPFVEYGTRKMPAQPYMLPAAEEEAPVFNAAIRRAVME, encoded by the coding sequence ATGGCTAATATTCGGGTGGATGTCGACATTTCCCGCGCGCTTAGTCGCCTTCGCAACTATGATAATGCGACCAAGAATAAGGTCAAAGTAGCGGTGCAAGCCTCGACGATGGCGATTGAGAGCGGTGCGAAACGACTGGCGCCTGTCGACACGGGGCAATTACGGTCGAGTATCAAAGGCAAGGTATCGGGTGGTGGGTATGAGGGGAACGTGACACCGACCGTTGAACATGCACCATTCGTGGAGTATGGGACGCGGAAAATGCCAGCGCAACCCTACATGCTACCCGCTGCTGAAGAAGAAGCACCTGTCTTTAACGCCGCGATTCGCCGGGCGGTGATGGAATGA
- a CDS encoding DUF3168 domain-containing protein — protein MNGILYELQVALLMRLKALVGVPVFDYVAKGTALPYVTIGEYTGVLFDAKDFDGLEPTVTLHAWSEAKGKAEAMKLLAKMEDALRDPLPLREGHSVIVQRPEFQTVLQEGTNITSYSGDVNTYHGVLRVRFKIIKGVI, from the coding sequence ATGAATGGCATCTTATACGAATTACAGGTGGCGCTCTTGATGCGACTCAAGGCACTGGTCGGTGTACCGGTGTTCGATTACGTCGCTAAAGGGACTGCCTTGCCGTACGTCACGATCGGTGAATATACAGGCGTGCTGTTTGACGCAAAAGATTTTGACGGGCTCGAGCCGACGGTCACGCTCCATGCGTGGTCGGAAGCAAAGGGGAAAGCGGAAGCGATGAAACTACTCGCGAAGATGGAGGATGCCTTGCGCGATCCGTTACCACTGCGTGAAGGACATTCGGTAATCGTGCAGCGCCCCGAATTTCAGACAGTCTTACAAGAAGGTACGAATATCACATCATACAGCGGAGATGTGAACACCTATCATGGCGTTCTGCGTGTCCGCTTTAAAATTATTAAGGGAGTGATTTGA
- a CDS encoding phage tail tube protein, translating into MARGIDFLIMVNTGTSEVPAYTKVGGQRGGTINFETDTIDLTSKDSDGWSFEDYGISSWNIEGDGIFTEDDTTHDALINAFMNKESLLVRYKYPSGKAYEGSVIVTEFPIEAPYDDVATYSVTLQGQGAPLKVPAE; encoded by the coding sequence ATGGCACGAGGAATCGACTTTTTAATCATGGTAAACACAGGCACGTCGGAAGTTCCGGCTTACACGAAGGTCGGCGGACAGCGCGGCGGTACGATCAACTTCGAGACAGACACGATCGACCTCACGTCGAAAGATAGCGATGGTTGGTCATTCGAAGATTACGGCATCTCATCGTGGAACATCGAAGGTGACGGGATCTTCACGGAAGACGACACGACGCACGACGCACTCATCAACGCATTCATGAACAAGGAATCCTTGCTCGTCCGGTACAAGTACCCAAGCGGCAAAGCCTACGAAGGGTCAGTCATCGTCACAGAGTTTCCGATCGAAGCACCATACGATGATGTCGCGACGTACAGCGTGACACTCCAAGGGCAAGGCGCACCACTCAAAGTGCCAGCAGAATAA
- a CDS encoding phage tail tape measure protein, giving the protein MAMQDITVRIAADLRDFANGMNEVQSRMSNMGQKLSSTGTAMATTFGAAGGAIAAGLGLAVNKSMDFEAQVSRVGAISGATGSELQALRDSALQLGASTSKSASEVAVGQEALAALGMTATEVVSAMPGVISAAESSGADMAQTAEVMASALNIFGLEASESSRVADILAQTANQSAADIGDMGYALKYAGPVAANLGVSMEELSASIGIMTNAGLDGSSAGTALRAGLLSLLKPSNANQKVMDSLGLSMTDANGKFIGLKGVVEQLNGSMDGMTNAQKTATLASLVGTEASSGFLALMAAGPGEIDKMTTSLENSGGASATAAAAMKDNLKGALEELGGAFETAQITIGTALTPAIQTVVAVLQGLMDKFNGLSPSMQSFIATGAAVTAGVLLLVAGLGGILVVAGAVASGIAALGGAAAILAGALAVITSPVTLVIAGLVALGAAFVVLYNKSETFRAGVTSTWEAIKSAAMSVFNFIKPFVMQAMDAVGAFIGQKLAEIKTFWDENGTQILQAVTNAWNMIKTAISTAIAFLAPIFQAGFMVIVSVVKSTWDAIKNVINGALDIIKGVVKVFTGAFTGDFSLMWSGIKQIFTGALQLIWGVVNLYLVGKLLGPLKTFASMGKSVITGAWSAIKSVFTSSLSAIRSGVASGFNAAKSVITGAMSSIRSAVSSAWSAVKSSISSAVGSIKSSISSGFSTAKSIVSNAMSAIKSVISSVWSAVKSVISSAMSAIKSVISSGFNAAKSVVSSVINAIKSVITNGFNNAKSAVQTATNAIKALVTGDFNALKGIVSGAMSNVKNAIVNGWNSAKSFLSGINLSGIGKNIIQGLINGIGSMAGAVASKISSIADGIKSKITGALGIHSPSRWMKDNVGKHIPSGIAVGMQANAKAATAAAAKLTKSITEQMKNAEVKFDTKKLSASAYIAELRKIDAAHKLTGDQQRKLNSEIYAAQQVVKKQNAEALKDKSDFYKKLDSINDSFVEKSKKVASDLKATEAKLTADFNKEFADRKRSIMNFTSLFDTVEKKAIDPAAMVNGLKTQVAAIKTYNKSIEDLRAKGLSDKLMDELQAQGPSGAAELEALTKLNSEQLAQYQHYYNAKRQLAQEQAKKETADEKAELAAKVKAEEMKAKVTVLGYRNEWMKQIAALKSATVKSTGGLSPGMKDAGKQAIAGMIKGMDSMKGPLASAAEQLAKLVAATTKKTLNIHSPSRVMEALGGFTGEGMANGIAKSRSLVEKAVHSLSSAAQAGVAIQAQTNGTYALETTGTPIYVENVMMMDGREIGRVVQPYVDQGQQSKTQIKSYFGGNR; this is encoded by the coding sequence ATGGCGATGCAAGACATAACAGTACGGATTGCCGCCGACCTACGGGACTTTGCCAACGGCATGAACGAAGTACAAAGCCGCATGTCCAACATGGGACAGAAGCTATCGAGTACCGGTACAGCGATGGCGACGACGTTCGGGGCGGCAGGTGGTGCGATTGCGGCAGGACTCGGACTCGCAGTCAACAAGTCGATGGACTTCGAGGCGCAAGTCAGTCGGGTCGGGGCGATCTCGGGTGCGACAGGCAGTGAGCTCCAAGCCTTACGCGACTCTGCGCTCCAACTCGGGGCGTCCACGTCGAAATCCGCATCTGAAGTAGCGGTCGGGCAAGAAGCACTCGCTGCACTCGGCATGACTGCGACGGAAGTCGTCAGTGCGATGCCAGGTGTCATCAGTGCCGCTGAATCATCCGGTGCAGACATGGCACAGACGGCGGAAGTCATGGCGTCCGCGTTGAATATCTTCGGACTCGAGGCGTCTGAATCCTCGCGGGTTGCAGACATCTTGGCACAGACGGCGAACCAATCCGCCGCAGATATTGGGGATATGGGGTACGCGCTCAAATATGCAGGACCAGTCGCCGCGAACCTCGGCGTATCAATGGAAGAGTTATCCGCCTCCATCGGAATCATGACCAACGCTGGACTTGACGGATCGTCAGCAGGTACCGCATTACGTGCAGGACTCTTGTCACTCTTAAAACCGTCGAACGCGAATCAGAAGGTCATGGACAGTCTAGGGCTTTCGATGACGGATGCCAACGGGAAGTTTATCGGCTTAAAAGGCGTCGTCGAACAGCTGAACGGCTCGATGGACGGTATGACCAACGCACAGAAGACCGCAACACTCGCCTCACTCGTCGGGACGGAAGCCTCGTCCGGATTCCTTGCGCTCATGGCAGCAGGACCAGGCGAAATCGATAAGATGACGACCTCGCTCGAGAACAGCGGTGGGGCTTCAGCAACAGCGGCAGCGGCCATGAAAGATAACCTCAAAGGCGCGCTCGAAGAACTCGGTGGTGCGTTCGAGACGGCACAAATCACCATCGGGACGGCGTTGACACCCGCGATTCAAACAGTCGTCGCTGTCCTGCAAGGCTTGATGGACAAATTCAATGGATTGTCTCCTTCGATGCAATCCTTCATCGCAACGGGCGCCGCTGTCACAGCAGGCGTTCTTTTGCTCGTGGCAGGACTCGGGGGCATCCTCGTCGTCGCCGGGGCAGTCGCCTCTGGTATCGCGGCACTCGGGGGAGCGGCAGCCATCTTAGCTGGCGCACTCGCGGTCATCACGTCACCCGTCACCCTCGTCATTGCAGGACTCGTCGCCTTAGGTGCGGCATTCGTCGTGCTTTACAACAAATCGGAAACATTCCGGGCAGGCGTCACCTCGACATGGGAAGCAATCAAGTCGGCAGCGATGTCGGTCTTTAACTTCATCAAGCCATTCGTGATGCAAGCGATGGACGCCGTCGGTGCCTTCATCGGGCAGAAACTCGCGGAAATCAAAACGTTTTGGGACGAGAACGGGACGCAAATCCTCCAAGCAGTCACGAATGCGTGGAACATGATTAAAACAGCGATCTCGACCGCCATCGCGTTCCTTGCGCCGATTTTTCAAGCGGGCTTTATGGTCATCGTCTCCGTCGTCAAATCGACATGGGATGCCATTAAAAACGTCATCAATGGCGCGCTCGACATCATCAAGGGTGTCGTCAAAGTCTTCACAGGTGCGTTCACAGGCGACTTCTCGCTGATGTGGTCAGGCATCAAGCAAATCTTTACCGGTGCCCTGCAATTGATTTGGGGCGTCGTCAATCTGTACCTCGTCGGGAAGTTACTCGGACCACTCAAGACGTTCGCTTCGATGGGGAAAAGCGTCATCACAGGCGCCTGGTCCGCCATAAAGTCGGTCTTCACGAGTTCGCTCTCCGCGATTCGTTCGGGTGTCGCTTCGGGATTCAACGCGGCGAAGTCCGTCATCACGGGGGCGATGAGTAGCATTCGTTCTGCCGTTTCGTCGGCATGGTCGGCAGTCAAGTCGTCCATCTCGTCAGCAGTCGGTTCGATTAAGTCCAGCATCTCGTCCGGGTTCTCGACAGCGAAGTCCATTGTTTCAAACGCGATGTCTGCGATCAAGTCCGTCATCTCCAGTGTATGGAGTGCGGTCAAGTCCGTCATCTCATCCGCAATGTCCGCGATCAAGTCGGTCATCTCGTCCGGGTTCAACGCGGCGAAATCGGTCGTCTCGAGCGTCATCAATGCCATCAAGTCGGTCATTACGAATGGATTTAACAATGCCAAGTCCGCTGTGCAGACGGCAACGAACGCCATCAAAGCACTCGTCACAGGTGATTTCAACGCGTTAAAAGGTATCGTGTCAGGCGCGATGTCGAACGTAAAGAACGCCATCGTCAACGGCTGGAATTCCGCGAAGTCCTTCCTATCCGGTATCAATTTATCCGGCATCGGTAAGAACATCATTCAAGGGTTGATTAACGGGATTGGTTCGATGGCAGGTGCGGTTGCGTCGAAGATTAGTTCGATCGCTGACGGCATCAAGTCGAAAATCACGGGTGCCCTCGGCATCCACTCGCCGTCCCGCTGGATGAAAGACAACGTCGGGAAGCACATTCCGTCTGGTATCGCAGTCGGGATGCAAGCAAATGCGAAAGCGGCGACAGCAGCGGCAGCGAAACTGACGAAATCGATCACGGAACAGATGAAGAACGCAGAAGTGAAGTTTGACACGAAGAAACTCAGTGCTAGTGCCTACATCGCAGAGTTACGCAAAATTGATGCGGCGCATAAACTGACAGGCGACCAACAACGCAAGCTCAACAGCGAAATCTACGCCGCGCAACAAGTCGTCAAGAAACAGAACGCGGAAGCGCTGAAAGATAAATCGGACTTTTACAAAAAGCTCGACAGCATCAACGACTCGTTTGTTGAGAAATCGAAGAAGGTCGCCTCTGACCTGAAAGCGACGGAAGCGAAGTTGACGGCAGATTTTAACAAAGAGTTCGCAGACCGGAAGCGAAGCATCATGAACTTTACCTCGTTGTTCGACACGGTCGAAAAGAAAGCCATCGATCCGGCGGCAATGGTCAACGGATTGAAGACGCAGGTCGCAGCCATCAAGACATACAACAAATCCATCGAGGACCTGCGTGCGAAAGGCCTCTCGGATAAGTTGATGGATGAACTGCAAGCACAAGGCCCGAGTGGTGCGGCGGAACTGGAAGCGTTGACGAAACTCAACAGCGAACAGCTCGCCCAGTACCAGCATTACTACAACGCGAAACGTCAGCTCGCGCAAGAACAGGCGAAGAAAGAAACGGCGGACGAAAAAGCCGAACTCGCGGCGAAGGTCAAGGCAGAGGAAATGAAAGCGAAAGTGACCGTCCTCGGCTACCGCAACGAATGGATGAAACAGATTGCGGCACTCAAGTCCGCGACAGTCAAATCGACCGGCGGTCTCTCGCCCGGCATGAAAGACGCAGGGAAGCAAGCCATCGCCGGCATGATCAAAGGGATGGACAGTATGAAAGGTCCGCTCGCAAGTGCTGCGGAGCAACTCGCTAAACTTGTTGCCGCGACGACGAAGAAGACGCTCAATATCCACTCGCCGTCACGCGTCATGGAAGCCCTCGGCGGCTTTACAGGCGAAGGGATGGCAAACGGGATCGCGAAGTCACGCTCGCTCGTCGAAAAAGCGGTCCACTCGCTTTCGTCCGCCGCACAAGCAGGCGTCGCTATTCAAGCACAAACCAATGGCACGTATGCCCTTGAGACGACAGGCACACCGATCTATGTCGAGAACGTGATGATGATGGACGGTCGGGAAATCGGACGCGTCGTCCAGCCGTACGTCGACCAAGGACAGCAGAGTAAAACGCAAATCAAGTCGTACTTCGGGGGGAATCGCTAA
- a CDS encoding phage tail family protein, whose amino-acid sequence MFLTIETLEGQTYKLDDDKYRIHTLDFKVSSPEYNHQSDNIEGRDGQIDLGSSYKKRKLTAELYLKASSMASYALYRDQVFKLFKSKKAFYITESRTPWKRWLVKVTNSFELDQTRIYGVFTVEMETSGLPYVESRATTQQPLVWMDNGWFWGAGISWGDGMDQYNVVNDTEFVIPNYGDVVVDPRQMGLVIRFNGASSNLTLTNLTTGETFVYYGTTGASDTLVLDGVRVLKNDISVVRQTNYGLLTMAIGNNDFLVEGVLGNFTLSFEFRFYYL is encoded by the coding sequence ATGTTTTTGACAATCGAGACGCTCGAGGGACAGACCTACAAGTTGGATGACGACAAATACCGCATCCATACGCTCGATTTTAAAGTGTCATCCCCGGAGTACAATCACCAATCCGACAACATCGAAGGGCGCGACGGACAGATTGACCTCGGGAGCAGCTACAAGAAGCGGAAATTGACCGCAGAACTGTACCTCAAGGCGTCGAGCATGGCATCATATGCGCTCTACCGGGACCAAGTCTTCAAATTGTTTAAATCGAAAAAAGCATTTTACATCACCGAATCACGCACGCCGTGGAAACGATGGCTCGTCAAGGTGACGAATAGCTTTGAACTCGACCAGACACGCATTTATGGGGTGTTTACGGTCGAAATGGAGACAAGTGGCTTACCGTACGTCGAGAGTCGAGCGACGACACAACAACCGCTCGTCTGGATGGACAATGGATGGTTTTGGGGTGCCGGCATTTCGTGGGGCGACGGCATGGATCAATACAATGTCGTCAATGACACGGAGTTCGTCATCCCGAACTATGGGGACGTCGTCGTCGACCCGCGTCAGATGGGCCTCGTGATTCGCTTTAACGGGGCATCGAGTAACTTGACACTGACCAACCTTACGACAGGTGAGACGTTTGTCTATTACGGCACGACGGGAGCGAGTGACACCTTGGTCTTAGATGGTGTCCGCGTCCTTAAAAACGACATCAGCGTCGTCCGACAGACGAATTATGGTCTGTTGACGATGGCGATTGGCAACAATGATTTTCTCGTCGAGGGTGTGCTTGGGAACTTCACGCTCTCGTTCGAGTTTCGATTTTATTACCTCTAG